One Engraulis encrasicolus isolate BLACKSEA-1 chromosome 5, IST_EnEncr_1.0, whole genome shotgun sequence DNA segment encodes these proteins:
- the scxb gene encoding basic helix-loop-helix transcription factor scleraxis translates to MSFTLVHPGSGGGRLLCSASDLDIMSGDEENNNSSSEDSHAEHLTTKAFRLDVSGLGGLKGAVSSGRKRKLGCRPPAQMMTMTGTDVAAAARTVVTEIRQRHAANARERDRTNSVNTAFSALRTLIPTEPADRKLSKIETLRLASSYISHLGNVLLLGEACRDGQPCNRPPPPSALYRPGHAARNSSPPSPTTDTENSQPRQICTFCLSNQRRMTKDRDRKSAIRS, encoded by the coding sequence ATGTCTTTCACCCTGGTGCATCCAGGCTCGGGAGGAGGACGCCTCCTGTGCTCGGCCTCGGACCTGGACATCATGTCAGGGGATGAGGAGAACAATAACAGCAGCAGTGAGGACTCCCACGCTGAGCACCTCACCACGAAGGCCTTCCGCCTGGACGTGTCGGGCCTCGGAGGTCTGAAAGGCGCCGTCTCCTCCGGCAGGAAACGCAAACTGGGCTGCCGTCCACCTGCtcagatgatgacgatgacgggCACAGACGTAGCGGCGGCGGCGCGCACCGTGGTGACTGAGATCCGGCAGCGGCACGCGGCCAACGCGCGCGAGCGGGACCGCACCAACAGCGTCAACACGGCCTTCTCGGCGCTGCGCACGCTCATCCCCACCGAGCCGGCCGACCGCAAGCTGTCCAAGATCGAGACCCTGCGCCTGGCCTCCAGCTACATCTCCCACCTGGGCAACGTGCTGCTGCTGGGGGAGGCGTGTCGTGACGGACAGCCCTGCAaccgaccaccaccacccagcgccCTGTACCGACCTGGACATGCAGCTCGCAACAGCAGCCCCCCCAGCCCCACAACAGACACAGAGAACTCACAACCCAGACAGATCTGCACATTTTGCCTCAGCAACCAGCGTAGGATG